In Streptomyces sp. NBC_00878, a single window of DNA contains:
- a CDS encoding AAA family ATPase — MPPIRTRLLGRDQTLNAIDTLLDRLRGELSTDTSGPEAGAAERTLLVLGEPGIGKTSLLEVAAKRINDQGGQARWVVGRSEETGLAFSGLDALLHPWRSSLADIDAEDRPVLEAALRGGEAAGGGTLALAGALLRVLSRWADSGPLLVIIDDLQWLDRSTQDLLSLCARRLQGEPVGFLLASRPAGLPPGWMRQSTLHRLENLDDVQAARLLDSLAVPPQGRTRRQVMRQAGGNPLALVEFTRAAATRPAGEEPAGLELPLTERLEQLFAADLDALPEPARRLLLLAAVADLPDMAAMAEILGDVRLPDPQDAHESSDDSPPPAPGTALVLAGRTQVARAADEAWSAAEKAGLLALHQGVIRFRHPLVRSAVLAAAPFDQRCQAHRLIASVPDLDEDRRAWHRAAATVTADEAVADALEATAERARARGGYAAAATTLERAAQLSPRKDDRVRRLNAAAEFAMHAGHPRWVAELTSLVAADADTAEARAEADQYAGWASALTSRHVEAMDRLMAAADGWAPAHPERVVEALGTAATVAYISGDPRFREAILGRYRRLSLRGPDHCTAWILGGCDPLGSRDEALAHLRHAAAQDDKPLGAYPMLGAAAWALDETEMAVQLLGTHLEIQRQAATAGSNATVASAHAIALFEAGRWAAALAGVGEADRAAAVGGLELATVSSHILAAALAAVRGDSRRAKQTLADATHDFDLRGTRVFEARTRQASALAALAEGDHHAAYFHLSRLFHRDGSPVHFHSSFHGLADLAASAVRIGRSKEAQATLDAAMGQLPANTSLRLRLILCRARGILADEAAHAEDLLREAAFDPGGDQWPFERALALADLGEWLRRRQRPVDARVPLSEALELFQGLGATPWGTRTAAELRATGVDTAEARQRDATMELTPQQLAIVQLAAQGLSNKEIAARLFLSPRTVGFHLNRVFPKLGVTSRFQLRDFV, encoded by the coding sequence ATGCCGCCGATTCGGACAAGGCTGCTTGGCCGGGATCAGACCTTGAACGCCATCGACACCCTTCTTGATCGCCTGCGCGGAGAGTTGTCGACCGATACGTCAGGACCCGAAGCCGGGGCGGCCGAGCGCACCCTGCTGGTGCTGGGCGAGCCGGGAATCGGCAAGACCTCGCTCCTGGAGGTCGCGGCCAAGCGCATCAACGACCAAGGCGGGCAGGCCCGTTGGGTTGTCGGCCGCTCCGAGGAGACCGGTCTCGCCTTCAGCGGACTCGACGCGCTTCTGCACCCGTGGCGCAGCAGCCTGGCCGACATCGACGCCGAGGACCGGCCGGTCCTCGAAGCCGCCCTGCGCGGGGGAGAGGCGGCCGGTGGCGGGACTCTCGCTCTGGCCGGAGCCCTGCTGCGCGTCCTGTCCCGGTGGGCCGACTCAGGGCCGCTCCTCGTGATCATCGATGACCTGCAGTGGCTCGACCGGTCGACCCAGGACCTCCTGAGCCTGTGCGCCCGACGCCTCCAAGGTGAGCCTGTCGGCTTCCTCCTCGCGTCCCGCCCGGCAGGACTGCCGCCCGGCTGGATGCGCCAGAGCACACTTCATCGGCTGGAAAACCTCGACGACGTACAGGCCGCACGCCTGCTCGACTCTCTTGCGGTGCCACCGCAAGGCCGCACCCGCCGACAGGTGATGCGGCAGGCCGGGGGCAACCCGCTCGCCCTGGTCGAGTTCACGCGCGCGGCAGCCACCCGCCCGGCCGGCGAGGAGCCGGCAGGCCTGGAACTCCCGCTCACCGAGCGCCTGGAGCAGCTCTTCGCCGCGGACCTCGATGCCCTGCCGGAGCCCGCACGCCGTCTGCTCCTGCTCGCCGCCGTCGCCGACCTGCCCGACATGGCCGCCATGGCGGAGATCCTCGGCGACGTCCGCCTGCCCGACCCTCAGGACGCGCACGAGAGCTCGGACGATTCGCCCCCGCCTGCCCCGGGAACAGCTCTCGTCCTCGCCGGCCGGACGCAGGTCGCACGGGCCGCGGACGAAGCCTGGTCCGCGGCAGAGAAAGCCGGACTGCTCGCCCTGCACCAGGGAGTGATCAGGTTCCGGCACCCCTTGGTCCGCTCAGCTGTGCTGGCCGCCGCACCGTTCGACCAGCGGTGCCAGGCGCACCGGCTGATCGCGTCCGTGCCCGACCTCGACGAGGACCGCCGGGCCTGGCACCGCGCCGCCGCCACGGTCACCGCGGACGAAGCCGTTGCCGACGCCCTTGAGGCCACCGCGGAGCGCGCACGCGCCCGGGGCGGCTACGCGGCAGCCGCGACGACCCTGGAGCGGGCCGCCCAACTCAGCCCTCGCAAGGACGACCGGGTACGCCGCCTCAACGCTGCCGCCGAGTTCGCGATGCACGCCGGCCATCCGCGCTGGGTGGCGGAACTGACTTCCTTGGTGGCCGCCGACGCCGACACGGCCGAAGCCCGTGCGGAGGCCGACCAGTACGCCGGCTGGGCCTCGGCCCTGACCAGCCGGCACGTCGAGGCGATGGACCGGCTGATGGCAGCAGCCGACGGCTGGGCGCCCGCCCACCCCGAACGGGTCGTCGAAGCGCTCGGAACCGCGGCAACGGTCGCCTACATCAGCGGCGACCCACGCTTCCGCGAAGCCATCCTCGGCCGCTACCGGCGTCTCTCCCTCCGAGGCCCCGACCACTGCACGGCGTGGATCCTCGGCGGCTGCGATCCGCTCGGTTCGCGCGACGAAGCACTCGCTCATCTGCGCCACGCAGCCGCCCAGGACGACAAGCCGCTCGGGGCGTACCCGATGCTCGGTGCCGCCGCGTGGGCCCTGGACGAGACCGAGATGGCCGTGCAACTGCTCGGCACCCACCTCGAGATCCAGCGCCAGGCGGCCACCGCGGGATCGAACGCCACCGTGGCCTCCGCTCACGCGATAGCCCTGTTCGAGGCCGGCCGCTGGGCCGCCGCCCTCGCGGGGGTGGGCGAGGCCGATCGCGCAGCCGCCGTCGGCGGGCTGGAGCTCGCCACAGTCAGCAGCCATATTCTCGCCGCTGCGCTCGCCGCCGTTCGCGGGGACAGCCGGCGCGCCAAGCAGACGCTCGCCGACGCCACCCACGACTTCGACCTGCGAGGAACACGTGTCTTCGAGGCGCGCACCCGCCAGGCGAGCGCGCTGGCCGCACTCGCCGAAGGCGATCACCACGCCGCCTACTTCCACCTCAGCCGGCTCTTCCACCGCGACGGCAGCCCCGTACACTTCCACAGCTCCTTCCACGGACTCGCCGACCTGGCGGCGAGCGCCGTGCGTATCGGCCGGTCCAAGGAGGCGCAGGCCACCCTGGACGCAGCGATGGGGCAACTGCCCGCCAACACCTCGTTGAGACTGCGTCTCATCCTGTGCCGAGCCCGGGGCATTCTGGCCGACGAGGCCGCCCATGCCGAAGATCTTCTCCGTGAGGCGGCGTTCGACCCGGGCGGCGACCAGTGGCCCTTCGAGCGCGCCCTCGCTCTCGCCGACCTGGGTGAGTGGCTGCGCCGCCGTCAGCGGCCGGTTGACGCCCGTGTTCCCCTGAGCGAGGCACTGGAGCTCTTCCAAGGCCTCGGGGCGACCCCCTGGGGTACCCGTACGGCCGCGGAGCTGCGGGCCACCGGTGTCGACACGGCCGAGGCGCGACAGCGGGACGCGACCATGGAACTCACCCCTCAGCAACTGGCCATCGTCCAGCTCGCCGCTCAAGGGTTGTCCAACAAGGAGATCGCGGCCCGGCTGTTCCTGTCCCCCCGCACCGTCGGCTTCCACCTCAATCGGGTGTTCCCCAAGCTCGGTGTCACCTCACGCTTCCAGCTACGGGACTTCGTCTAG
- a CDS encoding LuxR family transcriptional regulator: MHLTTETGEQEPPGDEQYAIARDDPGEALVGREADLRRIDSFLKGVSAVGGTLLISGEPGVGKTALLAAAVSRAADAAVPALHATGVQFEAHIGFSGLQQLLQPVMSEVDALGQVHKEALTVALGQGSGPAPAHLRVARALLALLRQLTCEQPLLLILDDLQWMDPASTVVLGLVARRLLGTKVGLLCAERPGADSFFDHAGLPVHILEPLDDQAADTLLVSRYPALAPRVRQRLMAQAQGNPLALLELPVCLSDSQRRASEALPGHLPMSSRLQAAFASRVSALPAVTRYLLLLAALEGTGDLHVLHAAVAGRCGLKQLGPAERAQLIRVDDRAGHLTFRHPLTRAAVVDLSTSDQRRNAHLALARPLSAQPERQAWHLGQATVVPDEEVAALLERAARSMSRRGDGAVAIASLLRAADLSPDGAQRARRLAEAAYLGANITGDLHEVPRLLDHAHRAAPGPGPLAAAVASSAYLLNESGDIDTAHRLLSSAVAMQPAPYEPRDSTLGEALHTLLLVCFFGGRPELWQPLDAALEKFAADPGILAVTRATFADPVRCGPHHLEQLDRAIAELAHESDPIKIVRVGIASAYVDRLGGCTEALTRVAEAGRKGEAVAAAIEALFLLGNHALHTGQWEELNRLANEGLALCHDYGYPMLALPGSYLRAAWAAIRGDYAATDTLTGEMDQWAGPRRAGVVRFYVAHARTLAALGRGAFEEAYRQATTVAPAGVFPAFVPHALWLLMDLTEAAVRTGRRSEAQAHVAAARKAGLDAISPRLKTLLLASAGLSADSGEGALFEQALAVPGAERWPFDLARVHLYYGEHLRRVKATTEARLHLAAAVDTFQRLGAVPWAGRAAQELRATGGHREGGSPSSGTPLTPQQGEIAKLAAAGFTNKEIGERLFLSPRTVSTHLYQLFPKLGVTSRAALRDALDQLEDVGPASS, translated from the coding sequence ATGCACCTGACGACGGAGACTGGAGAACAGGAACCTCCAGGGGACGAGCAGTATGCGATCGCTCGCGACGATCCCGGTGAGGCGTTGGTCGGCCGTGAGGCCGACCTGCGGCGTATTGACTCCTTCCTCAAAGGCGTTTCGGCCGTCGGCGGCACGTTGCTGATCTCCGGGGAGCCGGGGGTGGGGAAGACCGCGCTGCTCGCCGCGGCCGTGTCCCGAGCGGCGGACGCCGCCGTCCCCGCCTTGCACGCGACAGGAGTGCAGTTCGAAGCCCACATCGGTTTCAGCGGTCTCCAGCAACTCCTCCAGCCGGTGATGAGCGAGGTCGACGCACTCGGCCAGGTGCACAAAGAGGCCCTGACGGTCGCCCTGGGGCAGGGCAGCGGTCCGGCGCCCGCACACCTGCGCGTGGCTCGGGCGCTTCTCGCGCTCCTGAGACAACTGACGTGCGAGCAGCCGTTGTTGCTGATCCTCGACGATCTGCAGTGGATGGATCCCGCCAGCACGGTGGTCCTGGGACTGGTGGCCCGTCGACTGCTGGGTACGAAGGTCGGCCTGCTGTGTGCGGAGCGACCGGGGGCGGACAGCTTCTTCGACCACGCGGGCCTTCCCGTTCACATCCTTGAGCCGCTCGACGACCAGGCCGCCGACACGCTGCTGGTCAGCCGCTACCCGGCGCTGGCTCCCCGGGTCCGGCAGCGCCTGATGGCCCAGGCACAGGGCAACCCCCTGGCCCTGCTCGAACTGCCCGTGTGCCTGAGCGATTCCCAGCGCAGGGCGTCGGAGGCACTCCCCGGGCACCTTCCCATGAGCAGCCGTCTGCAGGCGGCGTTCGCCTCACGCGTCAGCGCCCTTCCGGCGGTCACGCGGTACCTTCTGCTGCTCGCCGCCCTTGAGGGCACCGGAGATCTGCACGTTCTGCACGCCGCCGTGGCGGGCCGGTGCGGCCTGAAGCAACTCGGGCCCGCCGAGCGCGCCCAGCTGATACGGGTCGACGACCGCGCCGGACATCTGACGTTCCGTCATCCACTGACCCGCGCGGCCGTGGTCGACCTGTCCACGAGCGATCAGCGCCGCAACGCGCACCTCGCTCTTGCCCGCCCCCTGTCCGCTCAGCCCGAGCGGCAGGCCTGGCACCTCGGTCAGGCCACCGTGGTTCCCGACGAGGAGGTGGCCGCGCTGCTGGAGCGGGCCGCGCGCAGTATGAGCCGCCGTGGCGACGGCGCCGTCGCGATCGCTTCGCTGCTGCGTGCCGCGGACCTGAGCCCCGACGGTGCACAGCGTGCCCGCAGGCTGGCAGAGGCCGCATACCTCGGCGCCAACATCACGGGAGACCTCCACGAAGTCCCGCGGCTGCTCGACCACGCACACCGGGCGGCACCCGGCCCCGGGCCCCTGGCCGCTGCCGTCGCGAGCTCCGCCTATCTGCTCAACGAATCGGGCGACATCGACACCGCGCACCGACTGCTCAGTTCCGCCGTCGCCATGCAGCCCGCGCCGTACGAGCCCCGGGACTCAACCCTCGGCGAGGCACTCCACACGCTGCTCCTGGTCTGCTTCTTCGGCGGCCGGCCGGAGTTGTGGCAGCCGCTGGACGCCGCGCTGGAGAAGTTCGCCGCGGACCCGGGCATCCTGGCCGTCACGAGGGCGACCTTCGCCGACCCGGTCCGCTGCGGGCCGCACCACCTGGAGCAGCTCGACAGGGCCATCGCGGAGCTCGCCCACGAGTCCGACCCCATCAAGATCGTTCGGGTGGGCATCGCGTCCGCCTATGTCGACCGGCTCGGCGGCTGCACCGAGGCGCTCACGCGGGTGGCCGAGGCCGGGCGCAAAGGGGAGGCGGTCGCGGCGGCGATCGAGGCGCTCTTCCTGCTCGGCAACCACGCGCTGCACACCGGGCAGTGGGAGGAGCTGAACCGCCTGGCCAACGAGGGGCTGGCCTTGTGCCATGACTACGGCTACCCGATGCTGGCGTTGCCCGGGAGCTACCTTCGTGCTGCCTGGGCCGCGATCCGCGGCGACTACGCCGCCACCGACACCCTGACCGGCGAAATGGACCAGTGGGCCGGGCCGCGGCGTGCCGGTGTCGTGCGCTTCTACGTCGCACACGCCCGGACCCTGGCGGCGCTCGGCCGAGGAGCGTTCGAGGAGGCCTACCGGCAGGCAACGACTGTCGCGCCCGCAGGTGTCTTTCCGGCGTTCGTCCCGCACGCTCTGTGGCTGCTGATGGACCTCACGGAAGCCGCCGTGCGCACCGGCCGCCGCAGTGAGGCCCAGGCGCACGTCGCCGCCGCCCGCAAGGCCGGCCTCGACGCCATCTCACCGAGACTGAAGACGCTGCTGCTCGCCTCGGCCGGACTCTCCGCCGACAGTGGTGAGGGCGCCTTGTTCGAGCAGGCGCTGGCCGTGCCCGGGGCCGAGCGTTGGCCCTTCGACCTGGCCCGGGTCCACCTTTACTACGGGGAGCACCTGCGCCGCGTCAAAGCCACCACCGAGGCCCGGCTCCACCTGGCTGCCGCGGTGGACACGTTCCAGCGACTCGGCGCGGTCCCCTGGGCCGGTCGCGCAGCCCAGGAACTGCGCGCCACCGGTGGCCACCGAGAGGGCGGTTCGCCTTCCTCGGGAACCCCCCTGACGCCCCAGCAGGGGGAAATCGCGAAACTCGCGGCCGCCGGTTTCACCAACAAGGAGATCGGCGAGCGTCTGTTCCTCTCACCGCGCACCGTCTCCACCCATCTCTACCAGCTCTTCCCCAAGCTCGGAGTGACCTCCCGAGCAGCCCTGCGCGACGCGCTCGACCAGTTGGAGGACGTTGGTCCCGCTTCTTCCTGA
- a CDS encoding alpha/beta fold hydrolase, with translation MSEKAQSKNVVLVHGGFVDGSGWQGVHEALSSEGYRVSIVQNPTLSLDGDVAATHQVLDALDGPAVLVGHSYGGVVITEAGNHEKVSSLVYIAAFAPDKGESVSSLIADPPPGAPVPPILPPRDGFLFLDRDKFAASFAADVPADLAAFMADSQVPWGVDALNGAASRPAWRTKPSWYLVATEDRMIPPPAQRAMSERLGATTVEVPGSHSVYLSQPDAVADLIRQASGA, from the coding sequence ATGAGTGAGAAGGCGCAGTCCAAGAACGTTGTCCTGGTCCACGGCGGTTTCGTGGACGGTTCCGGATGGCAGGGGGTGCACGAGGCGCTGAGCAGCGAAGGCTACCGCGTCAGCATCGTGCAGAACCCGACGCTGTCCCTCGACGGTGACGTCGCCGCGACGCACCAGGTCCTCGACGCCCTCGACGGGCCGGCCGTCCTGGTCGGGCACTCCTACGGCGGCGTCGTGATCACGGAGGCCGGCAACCACGAGAAGGTCTCCAGCCTCGTCTACATCGCGGCATTCGCCCCGGACAAGGGCGAGTCGGTGAGCAGCCTCATCGCCGACCCGCCGCCCGGAGCCCCGGTGCCGCCGATCCTGCCGCCGCGGGACGGCTTCCTGTTCCTGGACCGGGACAAGTTCGCCGCTTCATTCGCCGCGGACGTTCCGGCCGACCTGGCGGCCTTCATGGCCGATTCCCAGGTCCCCTGGGGCGTCGACGCTCTCAACGGGGCCGCGTCCCGGCCTGCCTGGCGGACCAAGCCCAGCTGGTACCTCGTGGCCACCGAGGACCGCATGATCCCGCCGCCGGCGCAGCGGGCGATGTCCGAGCGGCTCGGGGCGACGACCGTGGAGGTCCCCGGCAGCCACTCCGTGTATCTGTCCCAGCCCGACGCGGTCGCCGACCTGATCAGGCAGGCGTCCGGCGCGTAG
- a CDS encoding alpha/beta fold hydrolase, producing MTTQRKTRRRLLIGAGGAGILAAALLIPAAPSAFGGEDTATPAVKPTVVLVHGGFADASNWNGVIGRLQGKGYPVIAPANPLRGLPTDSAYIASVLKSVQGPIVLVGHSYGGAVITNAAAGNPNVKALVYVAAFVPDKGEKLGELIAKYPGSEIQAALNPVPYPNADGSTGTDLYLKADKFRSVFAADLPTSTTRVMQAGQRPFSASSFEDVTQEAAWRTIPSWGIVAGADKAIPPALERFEYKRAGSSTIEIPGASHVAMISHPGATTDLIVKAAQATD from the coding sequence ATGACCACTCAGCGTAAGACGCGCCGCAGACTGCTCATAGGCGCTGGTGGCGCAGGGATTCTTGCGGCCGCACTGCTCATCCCCGCGGCACCGTCCGCCTTCGGGGGCGAGGACACCGCCACGCCTGCCGTCAAGCCGACCGTGGTGCTCGTGCACGGAGGATTCGCCGACGCGTCGAACTGGAACGGCGTGATCGGCCGTCTGCAGGGCAAGGGGTATCCGGTGATCGCACCGGCCAACCCGTTGCGCGGTCTGCCGACCGACTCCGCCTACATCGCCAGCGTCCTGAAGTCTGTCCAAGGGCCGATCGTCCTGGTCGGGCACTCCTACGGGGGCGCCGTGATCACCAACGCGGCGGCCGGCAACCCCAACGTCAAGGCCCTGGTCTACGTGGCCGCGTTCGTTCCGGACAAGGGCGAGAAGCTCGGCGAGCTCATCGCCAAGTATCCGGGCAGCGAGATCCAGGCCGCGCTCAATCCCGTGCCCTACCCCAATGCCGACGGCAGCACGGGCACCGACCTGTATCTCAAGGCCGACAAGTTCCGCAGCGTCTTCGCCGCGGACCTGCCCACTTCCACCACCCGGGTCATGCAGGCCGGACAGCGGCCGTTCAGTGCCTCCTCCTTCGAGGACGTGACGCAGGAAGCCGCCTGGCGCACCATCCCCTCCTGGGGCATCGTCGCGGGCGCCGACAAGGCGATTCCTCCGGCCCTGGAGCGGTTCGAGTACAAGCGTGCCGGCTCCTCCACCATCGAGATCCCCGGCGCATCCCACGTGGCCATGATCAGCCATCCGGGAGCCACCACCGATCTCATCGTCAAGGCCGCGCAGGCTACCGACTGA
- a CDS encoding sensor histidine kinase, translated as MMRRKWSEPWVHTVYDLVLALVVAYSTPSYGQGYDTLIGFSMAAAVVFRRRRPMTVMAVVSALALAQYLLAASPGPLASEGAMYDMAVLIAMVTVVSHTEQIWKAYAAGGISVLGIVLVFGGMADFTTEAGRDGLDEALAVAGACAAVWVTSYMMRTRRLYVGVLEERAATAERERTHLAQIAAAEERAEIARELHDVVAHSLAVMIVQADGASYAIVADQDRARTAMQTIAGVGRDALEDMGRIVEVLRGTKGSDAEDGSDRRRVGLAHLEPLVERARVAGLQVELRIEGERQGLSAADELTLFRIAQESMTNALRHAGPSAQVSVALRFDDGTAVLEVVDDGAGRLAGSAPVVPGSGGNGLVGMRERVEVHGGRFTAGPRLGPGWQVRVELPVRTTA; from the coding sequence ATGATGCGCCGGAAGTGGTCGGAGCCGTGGGTGCACACGGTCTACGACCTGGTCCTCGCGCTGGTGGTGGCCTATTCGACGCCGTCCTACGGCCAGGGCTACGACACGCTCATAGGCTTCTCGATGGCGGCGGCCGTGGTGTTTCGCCGGCGCCGCCCCATGACGGTGATGGCGGTCGTTTCCGCCCTCGCGCTGGCGCAGTATCTGCTGGCGGCGTCTCCCGGGCCATTGGCGAGCGAGGGGGCCATGTACGACATGGCCGTCCTGATCGCGATGGTGACCGTGGTGAGCCATACCGAGCAGATCTGGAAGGCGTACGCCGCCGGTGGCATCTCCGTTCTGGGCATCGTGCTGGTGTTCGGTGGCATGGCCGATTTCACCACTGAGGCCGGCCGGGACGGTCTCGACGAGGCCCTGGCGGTCGCGGGCGCGTGCGCGGCGGTGTGGGTGACCTCGTACATGATGCGGACCCGCCGGCTGTACGTGGGTGTCCTTGAGGAACGCGCGGCCACCGCGGAGCGGGAGCGTACCCACCTCGCCCAGATCGCCGCCGCCGAGGAACGCGCGGAGATCGCGCGTGAGTTGCACGACGTGGTGGCACACAGCCTGGCCGTGATGATCGTGCAGGCCGACGGGGCAAGTTACGCGATCGTGGCGGATCAGGACAGGGCCCGCACGGCGATGCAGACGATCGCGGGCGTCGGCCGGGACGCGCTGGAGGACATGGGCCGCATCGTCGAGGTGCTGCGGGGCACGAAGGGGTCCGACGCCGAGGACGGCAGCGATCGTCGCCGGGTCGGCCTGGCCCATCTCGAACCGCTGGTGGAGCGGGCCCGCGTCGCCGGACTCCAGGTGGAACTGCGCATCGAGGGAGAGCGGCAGGGGCTCTCGGCCGCCGACGAGCTGACCCTGTTCAGGATCGCTCAGGAGAGCATGACGAACGCGCTGCGGCATGCCGGCCCCTCGGCTCAGGTCTCCGTCGCGCTGCGGTTCGACGACGGCACCGCCGTGCTGGAGGTCGTCGACGACGGGGCCGGCAGGCTGGCCGGCTCCGCTCCGGTCGTACCCGGGTCGGGCGGCAACGGGCTCGTGGGCATGCGGGAGCGGGTCGAGGTGCACGGCGGACGGTTCACCGCCGGCCCCCGGCTCGGCCCGGGCTGGCAGGTCAGGGTCGAGCTTCCGGTGAGGACAACCGCATGA
- a CDS encoding response regulator transcription factor — MNGSSGATKPIRVVVVDDQPLVRAGFAMVLDAQSDIDVVGEAGDGAEALALLDRTPADVVVMDIRMPVMDGVEATEQLVTRPDPPKILVLTTFDTDEDAFAALQAGASGFLIKNVPPEEFLAAIRVVAAGDSVVAPRVTRRLLDRFAGQLNPAPQQADDRLAVLTEREREVLELVAQGLSNSEVAARLYVAETTVKTHLGRILTKLELRDRVQAVVLAYEVGLVRPSSG; from the coding sequence ATGAACGGTTCGAGCGGTGCGACGAAGCCGATCCGGGTGGTCGTCGTGGACGACCAGCCGCTGGTGCGCGCCGGATTCGCCATGGTGCTGGACGCCCAGTCCGACATCGATGTGGTCGGCGAGGCCGGGGACGGGGCAGAGGCTCTCGCGCTGCTGGACAGGACTCCGGCCGATGTCGTCGTCATGGACATCCGTATGCCGGTCATGGACGGGGTGGAGGCCACCGAGCAGCTCGTCACGCGCCCGGACCCGCCCAAGATCCTTGTGCTCACCACGTTCGACACCGACGAGGACGCGTTCGCCGCGCTGCAGGCCGGCGCGAGCGGCTTCCTCATCAAGAACGTGCCACCCGAGGAATTCCTCGCCGCGATCCGGGTGGTGGCCGCGGGCGACTCCGTCGTGGCGCCCCGGGTGACCCGCCGGCTCCTCGACCGGTTCGCCGGACAGCTCAACCCCGCACCGCAGCAGGCGGACGACCGCCTCGCCGTCCTGACCGAGCGGGAGCGGGAGGTACTGGAACTGGTCGCCCAGGGGCTGTCCAACTCCGAGGTCGCCGCCCGCCTGTACGTCGCCGAAACGACCGTGAAGACGCACCTCGGGCGGATTCTGACCAAGCTGGAGTTGCGCGACCGGGTGCAGGCCGTCGTGCTGGCGTACGAGGTCGGTCTGGTCCGGCCGTCGTCCGGCTGA
- a CDS encoding ABC transporter ATP-binding protein: protein MSTRAAAHDNESIIRDDGDVAVGAEDLVKVYGQGDTGVRALDGVTVGFARARFTAIMGPSGSGKSTLMHCLAGLDTATSGRVLLDGTDLTGLSERALTAVRRDKIGFVFQSFNLLPQLTALQNITLPLDLAGRPVDRELLDHLSGVLGIGDRLTHRPSELSGGQQQRVALARALASRPAVVFADEPTGNLDSRSGAEVLGFLHDSVRDLGQTVVMVTHDAGAAAYADRVVVLADGRIVGDLDAPTPTSVTDALRSMAGTR from the coding sequence ATGAGTACCCGCGCCGCCGCGCACGACAATGAAAGCATTATCCGGGACGATGGCGATGTCGCCGTCGGCGCGGAGGACCTCGTCAAGGTCTACGGCCAGGGCGACACCGGAGTACGAGCCCTGGACGGGGTCACCGTCGGCTTCGCCCGCGCGCGGTTCACCGCCATCATGGGCCCGTCGGGTTCCGGCAAGTCCACCCTCATGCACTGCCTGGCCGGCCTCGACACCGCGACCTCCGGGCGGGTGCTGCTCGACGGTACCGATCTCACCGGTCTGTCCGAGCGCGCACTGACCGCCGTACGGCGAGACAAGATCGGCTTCGTCTTCCAGTCGTTCAACTTGCTGCCGCAGCTGACCGCGTTGCAGAACATCACGCTGCCGCTCGACCTGGCCGGCCGGCCCGTCGACCGGGAGCTGCTCGACCACCTCTCCGGCGTGCTGGGCATCGGCGACCGGCTGACCCACCGGCCGAGCGAGCTCTCCGGTGGCCAGCAGCAACGGGTCGCGCTGGCCCGGGCGCTGGCGTCACGGCCCGCTGTGGTCTTCGCCGACGAGCCCACCGGCAACCTGGACTCGCGCTCCGGCGCGGAGGTGCTCGGCTTCCTGCACGACTCGGTACGCGACCTCGGACAGACCGTCGTCATGGTGACCCATGACGCGGGCGCCGCCGCCTACGCCGACCGCGTCGTCGTCCTGGCCGACGGCCGGATCGTCGGCGACCTGGACGCCCCGACCCCGACGTCGGTCACCGACGCGCTGCGGAGCATGGCGGGTACCCGATGA